The sequence AAAATCAACATTTTTAGTTTTACTAGCGTTATTTTATTTATTTTTAGGAATTATCGGATTCTTTTTTGAAATGCTATTTGGTGTAATGATAGCCACTAATGATTTTATTGCTGTTTTTAAAAATATTAATTGAGGTTATTTAATGTTGGCCTTGATGTTAACAATTTTACTATCAATTGCAATTGCCTTTTTGCTTGGGGGAATTTTTAGTAATGAAGGAATAACTAATTCAATTGCAATAATTATATATATCTTAACTCTTTTATTATCAGGGGTCTTGATTTATCCCCCAACAATTAGTTTTGACTTTGGAGTTAGAGTATTAACTTATTTTATTCCTCATAAATATCCAATTTTTCTATTTTACTATGCTATCACTGGAACTAACTGAGAAGCGCAATTTAATACTGGTATAGGGGTTTCACTTGGTGAAAGAACAGAATATTATCATCATTTTACTAGTACTTGGCAACCAATAGTAGCTAGTATTTTATTGTTAGCTGTATTTATTGGGGCAACTA is a genomic window of Spiroplasma syrphidicola EA-1 containing:
- a CDS encoding ABC transporter permease gives rise to the protein MKTTPNKNINFKSNFSIFTELILLINKSFFREKRGPIFIFIVSTIFLVVFYYIFNNFQESGGGTKIKTLLLFIYMLLPALSIIVSLSTTLVDWKKSVFLKRIDATGVKKSTFLVLLALFYLFLGIIGFFFEMLFGVMIATNDFIAVFKNINWGYLMLALMLTILLSIAIAFLLGGIFSNEGITNSIAIIIYILTLLLSGVLIYPPTISFDFGVRVLTYFIPHKYPIFLFYYAITGTNWEAQFNTGIGVSLGERTEYYHHFTSTWQPIVASILLLAVFIGATKFLFKWNI